In the Streptomyces sp. WMMC940 genome, CGTGCGGGCGGCTAGTCCAGGGGGCCGCGGGTGAGCGGACCGTCCCGAAGGCCAGCACGTCGGCGGGGAGCGCGGCGAAGGGGGCGGGAATGCCGCCGTACGGGTAGGCGAACAGCCGGGCGGGGCCCGGCCCGTAGCGGTCCCCGATGTCGGCGAGTGATGCGAGAGTCTCCTCCCGCGCACGGTCCGCGGGGATCCGGTCGAGGTGCGGGTGGGTGCGCGTGTGGGCGGCGATCAGGTGTCCGTCCGCCGCCAGGCGGTCGCACTCCCGGTGGCTCAGGTGGTCACGGCGCGGCTCGGTGCTGCGCTTCCCCAGCAGGCCGGTGCAGACGAAGAACACGGCCCGCACACCGAGCCGGTCGAGGACCGGGCGCGCGTGGACGGCGTTGTCGCGGTAGCCATCGTCGAAAGTGACGAGCACGGTGGGACGGTCGGGGCGGACCGGACCACCGTCCGCGAGCAGGCTGGACGGGTCGTAGGGGCGGAAGTCCTCCAGGACGCGTTCCAGTCCGTGCGCGAAGTCGGCCGGTGTGAGAGCGGTGTAGTGCCGCACCTCGGGGTGGACGTGGTGGAAGTAGAGGACGAGCGGCCAGCCGGGGGCGCTGCCCAGGGCGGGCTGGTGCTCCTCGGCCACGCCGTCGACGTGCAGGGCGACGGGGGTCATCGGACGCCTCCGGTCGGGGCGTCACCGGTGTCGGCCAGAGCCGTCCGCATGACCCCCTCGACGGCGGTGGCGAGGTCCCCGATCCGTTCCTGGCTCCAGCGGCCGGTGGAGTACTTGATGCTCGTTTCCAGCTCTCCGTCCACGATGTCCCCTTCCACCATCAGCAGATAGCGCTCCCGCTGGAGCGGGGAGCGGTGCGCTCCGAAGCTCTCGCCGGCGGGCCGGAGGGCGGCGCCCGGGTTCCGCCGCTCCAGCCGCAGCAGGTGTCCCCGGAAGTTCAGCCGGACGGTGGGGCGCGGGCAGGCGCTCAGGGCCTCCCGTTCGCCCGGGACGGGCGAATCGAACCGGAGGGCGTCGAAGCCGAAGCGGCGCTCGGGTAGTTCACCGAGGGGGGCGAGGGCCCTTTCCAGCGCGGCGATGCCGCTTCCCTCCCAGCGCAGTACGGCGGGAAAGGTGCTCTGCACATAGCCGACGGTGCGGGAGAGGTCGAGGTCGCCGACGGAGACGTCCCGGCTGTGCGCGTACACGTCGACGCCGAACACCGAGTCCCCGGTCCAGTCCGCCAGGCCGCCGACGAGGGAGCCGAGCACGAAGTCGTGCGGGGCGACGCCCCGGTTCGGAAGGACGTGGGTGACGAGCCGGGTCGCCTCCGCGGGGAGGCGGAAGCGGTGGGTGCTCAGCGTGGGCAGGCGGTCGTCGCCGTCCCATTCGGGGCGCAGCGGTGCGAAGCCGCGCGTGCGTTCGGTCCACCGGGAGGCGTCCGCGCGGGCCTCCGGGGAGGCTGCCCATGAGCGCATCGCCTCGCCGACGGCGCGGGGACCGATCACGGGCGGCTGCCCGGCGCCGCCGGTGAGCAGCGCTTCGAGATCGTCGACAAGCAGGCCCATCGACACCCCGTCGAGGACGAAGTGATGGACGGTGAGCAGCAGTCGGGCGGTGCCGTCGCCCAGCTCTGCGTGGAGGAGCTGGAACACCCGCCCCTCGGTGAGCGACATCGACCGCTGCGCGGCGGCGAGTTCCGCCTCCAGCCGGTCTCTGGTCCCGCTCCCGGGGACGCCGGTGAGGTCGACCTGCCGGACGACCGCCGCCCCGTCGGGTTCGGCGAGGGCCGCCGTGCCGTCCGGGCGCAGCACGGTGCGCAGGGCCGGGTGGCGCCGCTGGAGTGCTTCCGCGATCCGCGCCAGCCGTGCGGCCGCCTCCGGGCCGGGGTCGACGGTAAACAGCGCGTTGAGGCAGAAGTGGTCCCGTTCGGGCAGTTCGCCGTCGTACAGCCACCGTTGCTGGGCAGGCAGGAGGTCGAGCGGCCCTGCGGGCTCTTCCGACGGCGTCACGACCGGCGCGGTGCGCCCGGACGCCGCGGCGAAGGCAGCGCGGGCGGTACGGCCGCCGAGGAGGTCGGCCGGACGCATGGGAACGCCCAGCGCCCGCATCCGCGCGCAGACCCGCATGGCCATCAGGGAGTCCCCGCCGAGCACAAGGAAGTCGTCGTCGGGGCCGAGCCGGTCGTTCTGGAGGAGCACGCGCAACAGCGCGGCGACCGTGTCCGCGGAGACATCTCCGGGGGCCTCCCGCTGCTCCGGGTCGTTGAGGGCCCGGGCAGTGACGTCCGTGCGGTCCGTGACGTCGGCGAGCGAGGCGGCGGCACGTGCGGCGGCACGTCGGTCGATCTTCCCCGAGGTGGTGAGCGGCATCCGGTCGAGCACGACGATCCGTCCGGGGACCAGATACGCGGGCACGCGTTGCCGCAGACTCGTACGGACCGCCTCCGGGTCCGGCGTCCCGGCGCTGCCGGTCAGCGCGGCCGCCAGTGCCTGCCCGCCGGACCCGTCGTCCAGAGTGAAGGCGGCTGCGGCCGCCACCCCGGGGGTGGCGAGCAGATGCCCGTCCACCTCGTCGAGTTCGACGCGGTGTCCGCGTATCTTCACCTGGTTGTCGGCGCGGCCGAGGAACTCGAGGTGTCCGTCTGCACGTCGCACCACGATGTCCCCGGTGCGGTACACGCGGGCCTCGGGGTCGCCCGAGGAGGCGTCCGGCACGAACCGCTCCGCCGTCCGCTCCGAGTCATGGAGATACCCCTCGGCCAGGAGGGCACCGCCCACCCAGAGTTCACCGCTCTGCCCGGGCGCGACCGGGGAGCCGTCCTCGCCGAGGACGTGCAGCACCCGATCGCCGACGGGGGCTCCGATGGGCAGTCCGCCGGTGCCGGGCACCGGCACCTCGGGCGGCAGGACGAGCGCGGTCGCGGTGACGACCGACTCCGTCGGGCCGTATCCGTTGATCAGGGTGGTGTGCGCGAGAGGGGTACGCCGGTGCGTGCGGACGTCGTCGGCGGCGGCGTTCTCCCCGCCGATGACGACGGTGCGCACCCCGGCGAACGCGGATCCGGAGGCTCCGTCGAGTTCGGCGCAGAGCATCCGCCAGTAGGCGGTCGGGAGCTGGAGGATCGTCACGCCAAGGCCGGAAGCGAGGTCCGCGAGAGCTGCGGCGTCGGGGAGGCCCCCGCCATGGAAAGCGAGGGTGCCACCCGCGGCGAGGGTGGGCCAGATCTCCTCCTGGGCCACGTCGAACCCGAGGCTGGCGAACTGGAGCACCGTGTCGTGCTCGCTCAGCCCGAAGAGGTCGGCGGCGGCGGCGACATGCCCGCCGAGGGCGGTGTGGCCAACCAGCACGCCTTTGGGAGCTCCGGTGGAACCGGAGGTGTAGATGACGTAGGCGGGGCCGGTGGTGGCGAACCGCGCCTCCGGCCCCTGCTCCGGGGGCGGCGGGTCCACGCGGCGCGGGTGGGGCCAGGACGCGGCATCGAGCAGGGCGGCGGCGCGGGAGCGGCGCACCAGTTCGTCGCGGCGTTCCACCGGGGCCGCCGCGTCGATCGGCAGGAACGCGGCGCCGGCGAGCCAAGTCCCGAGCATCGCGACCACCGCTTCCGGTCCCGAGGGCAACGACAGGGCGACGACACCCCCCACGGGCACTCCCAGGCGGGTCAGCCGGCCGGCCGTCTCGACGGCCCGCTCCCACAGTTCGGCGTATTCGACCTGTGCGCCGGCCGTCCGCAGGGCGATCGCGGCCGGTGTCCGCTCGACGCGGGCGCGGACCATCCGGACCGTCTCCGGGTGCCCGGCGCCATGGGCGTCGGCTCGCATGCTGGACCTGGTCATGTCCGGTCGGCCTCCGTCCCGGTGGCGGGCCCGCTGGGGTCGAGGAGAAGCCGCGCCGTACCGAGCAGTTCCCGGCCGTATATACGGTGGCGCTGCACCACCACGGTCAGGTCCGCCCCGGCGAGATCGGCGCGGACGTCACGGCTGGAGGTGAGCTGCCGGCCGCGGGCGCGGAACGCGTCCACATAGGGATCGTGGAAGACGACCTCGGCACCGGCGCCCAGGAGTTCGGTGGCCAGCGGTTCGGCGGGCGAGTGGCGGGTGTCCGCCACGTCGGGCTTGTACGTGACGCCGAGGAGCAGGATCCGCGCCTCCCGCACGGCGGTACCGGCCGTGGTGAGCATCTCGCGGGCGCGGGAGGCGACCCACACGGGCATCGACTCGTTGATCCGCTGCGCCTGTTCGGCCATCCGGAACGGTGCGCCCGCCTGGACTGCCCGGTGGACCATGTACAACGGGTCGACCGGGATGCAGTGCCCGCCGACACCCGCTCCGGGCCGGAAGGGCGTGAAGCCGAAGGGCTTGGTCGACGCGGCCTCGATGGTGTCCCACACATCGACGTCCAGCCGGTGGCAGATCTGCGCGAACTCGTTGACCAGCGCGAGGTTCACCTGGCGGTACGTGTTCTCCAGGATCTTCGCCGCCTCGGCCTCGCGGGGCGAACGGGTGACATGGACGCGCTCCGTCAGCCGGCCGTAGAACTCGGCCGCCCGCGCCCCGCACTCGGCTGTCAGCCCACCGACCACCTTCGGCGTGTTGTGGAATCCGTAGGTGGTGTTCCCCGGATCCACCCGCTCGGGCGAGAACGCGAGGCCGAAGTCCCGCCCCCCCCACCAGCCCCGACTCCTCCAGGACGTCTCGCACGACCCCCTCGGTGGTACCGGGGTACGTGGTCGACTCGACGATCACCAGTTGTCCCGGGACAAGATGCTGACGGACGGTGCGCACGGCGGAGAGCAGGGCGTCGAGGTCCGGGACTCCGTGGTCGTCCACCGGTGTGGGCACGCACAGCGCCACCACCGAGCACTCCCGCAGATAGGACGGATCGGTTGTGGCATCCAGCACCCCCGCGACCGCGCTCAGTTGGGCGGCCGTGACCGTGTCGACGGGCGGCCGTCCTATGTTGACCTGAGCCACCAGGAAGTCGTTCAGGTCGAGACCGCGGGTGCGGTATCCGGCGGTGGCCGCCGCGACCGCCAGCGGAAGACCGGCGTAGCCGATCCCGATGACGGCGATGTCGACGGTGCGGGACGGGTCATCCGCGCGCCCCGGAAGCTCCGGAAGCGGTACGGCGGGTGGCGCGTCGGCGATGGCATCCATGGGTGCTGCTCCTCGGAAGGCGGACTCGTTGGCGGTCGGATCGGCGCGGTGAGGAGGTCCGTCACCACCAGCCGTTGTCGTCCTGGGGGAGCGCGAGCACTGTGCCGGCGGCCACGAACACGCCGGTCCGCGTGGCGCCCGCGTCCGCGGCGCCGTCCGGCTCGGTGGCGGTAACGGCGGCGGCCCCGGCGAAGAGGGCGAGAGCGAGCGGAGCGGTACAGAAGAAGGCACGGACAGCCGCAGACATGTGAATCCCCCCGTGGTGTCTGTAACAAATGCGTGAAGCCTCTGGCCGGGATGTTTGGGCCGGCCGGTTCGCTCCCACATCGTGATCTTCCACGAGGATCCCGTTCAAGCGTTCGAGGCGGCGTGATCCCGACATGGCAGCCAGACGTCACCCTTCGATCGCATCTCACATAGTGAGACAGGGAGCCATGGAAAGGTAAAATCCCAGGCCCTGGGCGACCTGTGACGTGCACACGCGGGCGCACCACCGGGACCGGTGGTGCGCCCGCGTGCCGACCGTCAGTCCATGAGACCTAACTCGGCTATACGTAAGGCCGCCTGAAAACGCGTCTGGACTCCCAGCCGCTCCATGAGCGCCGAGATCGTTCTGCTGAGGGTCCGCGACGAGATCCCGAGATGGCGAGCGATCGCCTCGTCCTTGACCCCGTCGGCGAGCATCCGCACCACGACCAGATCCTGCCCGTCGAGGGTCACGTGTTCGCCGGCCCGGGCGAGCACGGACGGCGAGGGCGCGGCGTTCCGCCAGCAGTAGTCGTAGAGCGCGTGCAGGGAAGCCACCAGCGATCTGCCGTGGATCGCGTAGGCACCCTCGCTGCTGTCCGCTGGATTGACCGGCAGCACCGCCCGGTCGTCGTCGAACAGGATCATGCGCAGGGGCAGGTACTCGGCGATCCGCGCCTCCCGCCCCGGTCGCACCGCGTCCGCCAGATAGGCCGCCATGTACGGCACCTCCGCCGTGCGACGCGGATAGAGCGCGTCCACCCGGATGCCGCGGCCCTCCATCTCCTTGTCCCGCAGCAGCATCTCGTCAATCAGCTCCTCCGGCGGCGGCCCGCCGGGGTGCATCGACCGCATACGGACCCGCGCGGCGCTGCCCGCCTGTTCCAGAAACGCGTTCACCACCGCAGGCGTCGGCAGCGTCTGCACGTCGACGACCTCCCGCCGTTCCTCCGACAGCAGCGGGAGGTCGCACACCAGGGTCGAAATGGCCGTGCGGATCCGCGAGACCAGTTGGAGGTGCGCCGTGGTCTGCCGCTCCTCGGCCGAGAAGAGTCGGGTCAGAGCGACTTCCGGAGTCACCGTCACATAGCCGCTGGGCGAGGCGGAGGCGGGTGTCAACAGCCCCAGCAGACCGAGTTCGTCACACATCTCCTCGGCCTCGGCGCGTGAGCACCCGACCTCCGCCGCCATCTCCTCCAGGGTCCAGCCGGGGTTCCTGGAGATGAGTCCATAGATTCTTCTGCGCGCGTCATTGCTCTCCGCGTTCTCCCCCATAAGGCGTAAGCCTCCTTGTTCGACGTCGTCGATCTCAGCACATCCGATAGTCGCCGACCGGTTCGACTCGACTGTCCGCGAACTCCATGAGTACCTCCCCCGCCACCGGCCGGACTCCGGGTCTGTCAAACGAGCGGCCCTGTCTCACTTTCGGTGGTGACGGAGCGTGCCCCTATCCGAGGAGGATGCGGTGGCGAAGCAGGGTGAAGCCTGCTCGTCCGTGCATCTGGCGTGCGATCCGCTTGGTCTTGGTGTTGACACCCTCGGTGGGGCCGTTGCTGTACGGAAGCGTGAGTGCGGCGTTGACGGCGTCGCGGTCTCGTTCCAGCCCCCGTGTGAAGGCATGCAGGTGGGGCAGGTCGGCGTCGCGGACCTGGGTGGCCCAGCGCGTGAGCGCGTCGGCATTGTCGGTGCGAGGTGTAAGGAGCGGGGCGAAGTCCCTTATGTGTGCAGCCAGTTGGGTCATCTCGCGCCAGGCGGCGGTGAGCTTGGCCAGGAGCTCGTGTTGTTCGGCCTTGAGGTTGTCGGGCCTGGTCAGCAGCATGCGGGCGAGCCGGCGCGGGGAGATATGGCTGCGGTCGGCGTCCGCACGGCCTTGGTTGATGTACTTGTGCAGGAGGTTCAGGCAGCCCGTGAAGCCGAGGGCTTTGATCTCTTCGTAGAGGTGCTTGACGGGGATGCCGGGGTCTTCGGCTCGGCGTCTGCGCAGGTGCTCGCGGTAGGGATCGACCAGGCTGGCACGGCACTTGGGGACGCGGAGCATGCGCTCGGGCCGGTCGGCGCGGGCGTAGCGTTTGACGGTGTTCAGGGCCAGTTGCAGGCGGCGGGCGCACTCGAGCAGGCCCACGCCCTGGTCGAGCAGGCCGTGGACCTGGTGCCAGCGTTCGAGGGTGGTCTGGGCGCGGGGCCCGTCGTAGATGGGCGCGTCCAGTACGGCGGCCCAGCAGGTGCTGTGCGCTTTGACCTCGCTCAGGGCTGCTTCGCACAGGTTGTGCCACAGATGCCACCGGTCGGCGACTTGGACCGCGTCGGGCAGGGCGCGGCGGATGGCCTCGGCGTAGGTGGCGGAGCCGTCGCGGCACACGACCTCGACGCCTGGATGGTCGAGCAGCCACGTCTCGAGCGTGTCGGCCGTGCGGTCGGGCAGCACGTCGATCCGCTCATGGGTCTCGGCGTTGATGATCACGGTGGCGTAGCGGTGACGCCGGCGCAGAGCGAAGTCGTCGACGCCGATCACACGGGGCACCCGCCCGACGGGCAGCGGGATCCGCAGCAGCGTGCGCAGAGCCGTGTGACGCGACAGGCTCACCGCGAGTATCGCCAGCAAACGCGTCCCGGCCCGGCCCGCTAACTCCTTGACCACGGCCTTGACTTGCCTGGTCAGGCGGACGGTTCGCCGCTGATATCGGTCCAGCACTCCGGGCACCTGCTCGCGGAAGGTGTGGCGGCAGCCGCGCGTGGGACACACCAGGCGCCGCACCCGCACACGGACCACCACCCGTCGTTCATCGACCGGCACGTCGGCCACTGTCCGCCAGTGATAGCCGTGCACGCGTTCCGACGAAGCCCCGCACACCGGGCAGACCGCAGTGTCCCGCGGAGTCCGTGCCCGCACCATGATCCGCTCGTCTTCGTCGACCACATCCTCGATGACCAGCGGCGACAGGCCCGAGAACACCGTCTGCACGAGCTCGTTGACATCCTTCACGCGAGGGTCAACGACGCTCACGACTCTCCGTCACCACCGAATGTGAGACAGGGCCGCTCGTTTGACAGTCCCCGAAGACTCCAAGATCTAGGGTCAAGGCCCGCCCTCCGACGTCCACCGCCTTGCGGACGCACAGGCGCCTCGGGCATCACGCGAAGGAAAAGCTCCCACAACCTGTCTTGCACCAGCTGCCGTACCATCTCCATGCCATGACAACAAGGACCCCGGCCAGCCGTCGACAGGAAGGGTGCTCGATGCTGGCACGAACGATTCCCGGCAAGCATCTTCGAGAGGCATGACCGCCATGACCGACTACCTTCAGGCCGTCTTCGCGATGCTGGGCCCCGGAGAGGAACGCTACGCCGCCCCTGCAGCCTGGCTCAGCCTGGAGGAGGAACTCGGCAGGACGTTTCCGGGGGACTACAAACAGATCGTCGACGCGTATGCACCAGTGCAGATCAACGAACACCTCACCCTGTCCCACCCTGCGTCAAGCTGGTGGAACTTGGGCGAGGAGATCCGCTCGGCATCAGAAGCCTGGGCTGATAGCAAATGGGAGTCCTACATCACTGGGCCGGATGACGATCCTCGCGTCTTCTGCCAACTCCCCCAGCTCAGCTTCGGAACCACCGACGGTCTCATACCCATCGCCGCCACCGATCAAGGAGCTGCGGTCTTCGTAGCCTCGTCGGTCCACGGGTTCTCCGACGGTGTGGTGGTGCAAGGGGCAGAGGGCGACTGGGCCGGACACCCCATGACCTTCGCCGAGTGGTTGTACCGCTACCTCGTCGGTGAGGAGATGACCGGCTGGGACAGCGCAGCCTTCTACCCCGGCCCCGTGCGGCTGGAGTACCCACCTGCAGGACCAGGCCAGCCCACTCGCGAGGCATACGGCCCAGACCGCGGAATGTGATCCCGCACCAACTGAACGGCCCTTGGACTCACCGGATGAACACGGACAAAACCTGATCACGCAACGGACCCTGGGTTGTGGCCTGCCTGCCCTCGGCCGAGGGCGGGCCTGCTTTCGCCCGGCAGGTGCTGTGCGCGGCCACTTCTTTGCGGACGGCCTCGGCGAGGTTGTGCCACAGGTGCCAGCGGTCGCTGATCTGGACCGCGTCGGGCAGGGCACGGCGAACCGCCTCGGCGTAGGTGGCCGATCCGTCCCGGCATACGGCCTCGATGCCCGGATGCCCGCATAGCGTCACGGGTCAGCTGAAGGTGCGCCGGTAGGTTTGCGGGCTGACGCCGGTGGTGCGCTTGAAGCGGTCGCGGAAGGTGGTGGGCGAGCCGAATCCGACCTGGTGGCCGATGCGCTCGACGGAGTGCTCGGTGGTCTCCAGCAGGTGCTGTGCCTGGCGGATGCGGGCTCGGTGGAGCCACTGGAGCGGGGTGGTGCCGGTCTGGGTGCGAAAGCGTCGGATCAGGGTGCGGGTGCTGGTTCCGCACTGCGCGGCGATGTCGCCCAGGGTGAGGTCGCGGGCGAGGTTCTCCCGCAGCCAGGCCAGCAGCGTCTCCAACTCGGACCCCTGCGGGGGGAGGGCATGGTCGTAGACGATGAACTGAGCCTGTCCGCCTTCGCGTTCGAGAGGCATCACGGAAAGACGGGCGGCATCGGCGGCGACGGCCGAGCCGTAGTCACGACGGATCATGTGCAGGCACAGGTCCATGCCGGCGGCAGCGCCTGCCGAGGTGAGGAACTGGCCGTTGTCGACATAGAGGACGTCCGCGTCGACGGTGACGTCCGGGTGCAGGGCGGCCAGTAGGTCTGCCGCACGCCAATGGGTCGTAACGCGCAGCCCGTCGAGGAGACCGGTGGCCGCGAGGGGAAACGTGCCCACGCACAGCGAGGCGATCCGCGTCCCGGCCGCGGCGGCCGACCTCAGAGCATCGCGTACGGCAGGAGGGAGCGGGGCCGTGGGGTCGGCGATTCCCGGCACGACGATCGTATCCGCGTTCTTCAAACCCTCCAGGTTCCACGGCGCGCGCAGGGTGAAGGCGCCGGCGTCGATCTCGTCGCGTTCTGCGCAGACCCGCAGCTGGTAGCCGGGCCGCCCGTCGGGCAGGCGGGTCCGAGCAAAGACCTCGATGGGCGTGGACAAGTCGAACGGGATCACCTGGTCCAGCGCAAGGACGGCGATGGTGTGCATGGCGGAACCTACCTGTTCGGAACACGGCGAACCCCGGACCAAGATGCCAGTGTGCCCATGTGACAGCAGCTTTGATGCCCGTAAAAGGGTATGGCAATTTCCCGTTGGAATATGTCATTCATGCCACTAGGCGATGGAGTCCGCAGCCGGTTGGCTTCACCACGACGCAGCAAACCCGAGCCCGGAGGAACGACCCATGCACGTCCAGATCAGCCTGTTCGACGGCTTCGACCCGCTCGATGTCATCGCCCCCTACGAGGTGCTGTACGCCGGTGGCACAGCCTCGGAGGGCGCAGTGAGCGTGGAACTGGCCTCCGCGGAGGGGCCTCGCGAGGTGATCAGCGGTACCGGGGGGCTGGTACTGCGCGCCACTGCCGCACTCGACCCGGAACGTGCGGACATGATCCTGGTGCCCGGAGCCTCCGGCCGCGTCGGCGAACCCGGCGAGGTCCCGGAGGAGGAAGCGGGGACCGGGGAGTGGAAGCAGAGCGAGTTCATCCCCGTGCTGCTCGGCCGCACGCTGACCACCGAGCTGCCCGCGCTCCTGAAGCGGGCGATGGACGCCCCGGACGTGATCGTCGCCACCGTCTGCGGCGGCTCGCTCGTCCTGGCCATGGCCGGCTTGCTGGAGGAGCGACACGCCACCACGCACCACATGGGCCTGGACATGCTGGACGCCACCGGAGCACACGCGGTACGCGCCCGTGTCGTCGACGACGGCGACCTGATCACCGGCGCCGGCGTCACATCCGGACTCGACCTCGGCCTGCACCTGCTGGAACGCGAGGTCGGCCCACGCATCGCGCACGCCGTCGAGGAACTCTTCGCCTACGAGCGACGCGGCACCGTCTGGCGCGCCACGGGCCCCACTCCCGCCACCTTCTGAGCCCCCGGCCCGCACCCACCGCCGCTGGCCGCCCCTCACGCCTGTATCGCATCACAAGAAGGAGCATCAGCATGTCCGTTGAAGGCAACTGGAACCTGTCCATCTCCACCCCCATCGGCAAGATCAAGGCCGTGGTGGAACTGCGCAGGCAGAAGGACGGCACCCTGACCGGCGTCGCTCACGGA is a window encoding:
- a CDS encoding ISL3 family transposase, translated to MKDVNELVQTVFSGLSPLVIEDVVDEDERIMVRARTPRDTAVCPVCGASSERVHGYHWRTVADVPVDERRVVVRVRVRRLVCPTRGCRHTFREQVPGVLDRYQRRTVRLTRQVKAVVKELAGRAGTRLLAILAVSLSRHTALRTLLRIPLPVGRVPRVIGVDDFALRRRHRYATVIINAETHERIDVLPDRTADTLETWLLDHPGVEVVCRDGSATYAEAIRRALPDAVQVADRWHLWHNLCEAALSEVKAHSTCWAAVLDAPIYDGPRAQTTLERWHQVHGLLDQGVGLLECARRLQLALNTVKRYARADRPERMLRVPKCRASLVDPYREHLRRRRAEDPGIPVKHLYEEIKALGFTGCLNLLHKYINQGRADADRSHISPRRLARMLLTRPDNLKAEQHELLAKLTAAWREMTQLAAHIRDFAPLLTPRTDNADALTRWATQVRDADLPHLHAFTRGLERDRDAVNAALTLPYSNGPTEGVNTKTKRIARQMHGRAGFTLLRHRILLG
- a CDS encoding DJ-1/PfpI family protein produces the protein MHVQISLFDGFDPLDVIAPYEVLYAGGTASEGAVSVELASAEGPREVISGTGGLVLRATAALDPERADMILVPGASGRVGEPGEVPEEEAGTGEWKQSEFIPVLLGRTLTTELPALLKRAMDAPDVIVATVCGGSLVLAMAGLLEERHATTHHMGLDMLDATGAHAVRARVVDDGDLITGAGVTSGLDLGLHLLEREVGPRIAHAVEELFAYERRGTVWRATGPTPATF
- a CDS encoding GlxA family transcriptional regulator gives rise to the protein MHTIAVLALDQVIPFDLSTPIEVFARTRLPDGRPGYQLRVCAERDEIDAGAFTLRAPWNLEGLKNADTIVVPGIADPTAPLPPAVRDALRSAAAAGTRIASLCVGTFPLAATGLLDGLRVTTHWRAADLLAALHPDVTVDADVLYVDNGQFLTSAGAAAGMDLCLHMIRRDYGSAVAADAARLSVMPLEREGGQAQFIVYDHALPPQGSELETLLAWLRENLARDLTLGDIAAQCGTSTRTLIRRFRTQTGTTPLQWLHRARIRQAQHLLETTEHSVERIGHQVGFGSPTTFRDRFKRTTGVSPQTYRRTFS
- a CDS encoding polysaccharide deacetylase family protein, which codes for MTPVALHVDGVAEEHQPALGSAPGWPLVLYFHHVHPEVRHYTALTPADFAHGLERVLEDFRPYDPSSLLADGGPVRPDRPTVLVTFDDGYRDNAVHARPVLDRLGVRAVFFVCTGLLGKRSTEPRRDHLSHRECDRLAADGHLIAAHTRTHPHLDRIPADRAREETLASLADIGDRYGPGPARLFAYPYGGIPAPFAALPADVLAFGTVRSPAAPWTSRPHAVRRTYLPSGATGQWDGLVSHWRDQWETGAPRETAERDVPSHPAKDPS
- a CDS encoding helix-turn-helix transcriptional regulator; this translates as MGENAESNDARRRIYGLISRNPGWTLEEMAAEVGCSRAEAEEMCDELGLLGLLTPASASPSGYVTVTPEVALTRLFSAEERQTTAHLQLVSRIRTAISTLVCDLPLLSEERREVVDVQTLPTPAVVNAFLEQAGSAARVRMRSMHPGGPPPEELIDEMLLRDKEMEGRGIRVDALYPRRTAEVPYMAAYLADAVRPGREARIAEYLPLRMILFDDDRAVLPVNPADSSEGAYAIHGRSLVASLHALYDYCWRNAAPSPSVLARAGEHVTLDGQDLVVVRMLADGVKDEAIARHLGISSRTLSRTISALMERLGVQTRFQAALRIAELGLMD
- a CDS encoding nucleotide sugar dehydrogenase produces the protein MDPGNTTYGFHNTPKVVGGLTAECGARAAEFYGRLTERVHVTRSPREAEAAKILENTYRQVNLALVNEFAQICHRLDVDVWDTIEAASTKPFGFTPFRPGAGVGGHCIPVDPLYMVHRAVQAGAPFRMAEQAQRINESMPVWVASRAREMLTTAGTAVREARILLLGVTYKPDVADTRHSPAEPLATELLGAGAEVVFHDPYVDAFRARGRQLTSSRDVRADLAGADLTVVVQRHRIYGRELLGTARLLLDPSGPATGTEADRT
- a CDS encoding amino acid adenylation domain-containing protein; translation: MTRSSMRADAHGAGHPETVRMVRARVERTPAAIALRTAGAQVEYAELWERAVETAGRLTRLGVPVGGVVALSLPSGPEAVVAMLGTWLAGAAFLPIDAAAPVERRDELVRRSRAAALLDAASWPHPRRVDPPPPEQGPEARFATTGPAYVIYTSGSTGAPKGVLVGHTALGGHVAAAADLFGLSEHDTVLQFASLGFDVAQEEIWPTLAAGGTLAFHGGGLPDAAALADLASGLGVTILQLPTAYWRMLCAELDGASGSAFAGVRTVVIGGENAAADDVRTHRRTPLAHTTLINGYGPTESVVTATALVLPPEVPVPGTGGLPIGAPVGDRVLHVLGEDGSPVAPGQSGELWVGGALLAEGYLHDSERTAERFVPDASSGDPEARVYRTGDIVVRRADGHLEFLGRADNQVKIRGHRVELDEVDGHLLATPGVAAAAAFTLDDGSGGQALAAALTGSAGTPDPEAVRTSLRQRVPAYLVPGRIVVLDRMPLTTSGKIDRRAAARAAASLADVTDRTDVTARALNDPEQREAPGDVSADTVAALLRVLLQNDRLGPDDDFLVLGGDSLMAMRVCARMRALGVPMRPADLLGGRTARAAFAAASGRTAPVVTPSEEPAGPLDLLPAQQRWLYDGELPERDHFCLNALFTVDPGPEAAARLARIAEALQRRHPALRTVLRPDGTAALAEPDGAAVVRQVDLTGVPGSGTRDRLEAELAAAQRSMSLTEGRVFQLLHAELGDGTARLLLTVHHFVLDGVSMGLLVDDLEALLTGGAGQPPVIGPRAVGEAMRSWAASPEARADASRWTERTRGFAPLRPEWDGDDRLPTLSTHRFRLPAEATRLVTHVLPNRGVAPHDFVLGSLVGGLADWTGDSVFGVDVYAHSRDVSVGDLDLSRTVGYVQSTFPAVLRWEGSGIAALERALAPLGELPERRFGFDALRFDSPVPGEREALSACPRPTVRLNFRGHLLRLERRNPGAALRPAGESFGAHRSPLQRERYLLMVEGDIVDGELETSIKYSTGRWSQERIGDLATAVEGVMRTALADTGDAPTGGVR